GTCGATCTTCCGGGTTCGATACACGTCGTAATCGGGCACGAGACGCTCGTAATCGCTGTCCATCAGGGGAGAGGAGATCATGAAATCGGCGGTGGAGCGATTGCAGGCCACGGGAATGTTCCAGACCACCGCCATGCGCAAGAGCGCCTTGACGTCCGGATCGTGGGGTTGAGGCTCGAGCGGATCCCAGAAAAAGATGAGAAAATCGATCTCCCGGTCGGCGATCTTGGCGCCGATCTGCTGATCCCCGCCCAGCGGTCCGCTCTGGAGTTTGTTGATTTTGAATCCGAGCTCCTGCTCTAAAATC
This genomic window from Nitrospiria bacterium contains:
- a CDS encoding methylglyoxal synthase — its product is MTHKKIIMEHDKKIALVAHDNKKRDLVEWAKYNRTLLAHHKIYATGTTGGILEQELGFKINKLQSGPLGGDQQIGAKIADREIDFLIFFWDPLEPQPHDPDVKALLRMAVVWNIPVACNRSTADFMISSPLMDSDYERLVPDYDVYRTRKIDEEKSS